A region of Bacillota bacterium DNA encodes the following proteins:
- a CDS encoding pyruvate, phosphate dikinase — protein sequence MAKYVYFFGGEQAEGRADMRNLLGGKGANLAEMVNLGIPVPAGFTITTEVCTLFYQNDRQWPEGLEEQIKENIKKVEEAMGSKFGDPDNPLLFGVRSGARVSMPGMMDTVLNLGLNDDTVQGIIKMSGDERFAYDCYRRFVQMYGDVVKGVDHDEFEALIQAKKDARGVTLDTELTAEDLKELVAEFKAKYKEVVGEDFPTDPWEQLKGSVNAVFLSWMNPRAIRYRRINHIPGDWGTAVNVQAMVYGNMGGEGQEASGTGVAFTRNPATGERHYYGEYLWNAQGEDVVAGIRTPQPLEKLEEEMPEVYKQLTDIFEKLEQHYTDMQDVEFTIQRGKLYMLQTRAGKRTGTAAVRIAVEMEREGLIDRDTAVLRVPPGDLDQLLHPQIDPNTKYEVLTTGLPASPGAAVGRVVFTAEEAEEWAERGEKVILVRNETSPEDIGGMDVAEGILTARGGMTSHAAVVARGMGKCCVAGAGDIVIGDKQFSVGDVVVKEGDWITLNGTDGEVIVGKMELVEPEVTSGDFGTLMQWADEIRTMEVRANADTPHDAEVARGFGAQGIGLVRTEHMFFGEGRITAVRQMILADNAEDRRKALAKLLPMQQADFAGIFRVMKGLPVTIRLLDPPLHEFVPHEDKQIAELAEEMNVPVEKLEARIESLKEFNPMLGHRGCRLAITYPEIAEMQVEAIIAAACEVAKEGINVVPEIMIPLVGTTGELEILKELCDRVAKETMEKAGVEVEYHVGTMIEVPRAALIADKIAENAEFFSFGTNDLTQMSFGFSRDDAGSFINEYRDRDILERDPFQSLDQEGVGQLVEIGVQKGRSTRPEIKLGICGEHGGDPDSVEFFHRVGLNYVSCSPYRVPIARLAAAQAQIKNPR from the coding sequence ATGGCGAAGTACGTGTATTTCTTCGGCGGCGAACAGGCCGAGGGAAGAGCGGACATGAGGAACCTGCTTGGTGGTAAGGGTGCCAACCTCGCTGAGATGGTTAACCTGGGTATTCCAGTGCCCGCTGGTTTCACCATCACCACTGAGGTTTGTACTCTGTTCTATCAGAACGACCGGCAGTGGCCTGAAGGTCTAGAAGAGCAGATTAAGGAGAATATCAAGAAGGTTGAGGAAGCTATGGGCTCCAAGTTTGGCGATCCCGACAATCCTCTTCTCTTCGGTGTTCGTTCCGGTGCTCGTGTTTCCATGCCAGGTATGATGGACACCGTCCTGAACCTCGGTCTGAACGATGACACCGTCCAGGGTATCATTAAGATGTCCGGTGATGAGCGCTTTGCCTATGACTGCTATCGCCGTTTCGTGCAGATGTACGGTGACGTGGTCAAGGGAGTTGACCATGATGAGTTCGAGGCCCTAATCCAGGCTAAGAAGGATGCTCGAGGAGTTACCCTCGATACCGAGCTAACCGCGGAAGACCTCAAGGAACTCGTTGCCGAGTTTAAGGCCAAGTACAAAGAGGTCGTCGGTGAAGACTTCCCCACCGATCCCTGGGAGCAGCTCAAGGGCTCCGTTAACGCCGTATTCCTTTCCTGGATGAATCCTCGCGCTATCCGTTACCGTCGGATCAACCATATCCCCGGCGACTGGGGTACTGCAGTAAACGTTCAGGCTATGGTTTACGGTAACATGGGCGGCGAAGGCCAGGAAGCCTCCGGTACCGGTGTTGCCTTTACTCGTAACCCTGCCACCGGTGAGCGCCATTACTACGGCGAGTACCTATGGAACGCTCAGGGTGAGGACGTTGTAGCCGGTATTCGTACCCCTCAACCCCTAGAGAAACTGGAAGAGGAGATGCCTGAAGTCTACAAGCAGTTGACTGACATCTTCGAGAAGCTAGAGCAGCACTATACCGACATGCAGGACGTTGAGTTCACCATTCAGCGTGGTAAGCTCTATATGCTGCAAACCCGTGCCGGAAAGCGGACCGGTACTGCAGCCGTTCGCATTGCTGTAGAGATGGAGCGAGAGGGTCTCATCGACCGGGATACCGCTGTCTTGCGGGTACCTCCTGGTGACCTTGATCAGCTCCTGCACCCACAGATTGATCCGAATACTAAGTATGAAGTACTGACCACTGGTCTACCGGCTTCTCCTGGCGCCGCAGTAGGTAGAGTAGTCTTTACCGCTGAGGAGGCAGAGGAGTGGGCAGAGCGGGGTGAGAAGGTCATCCTCGTAAGAAACGAGACTTCTCCCGAGGATATCGGCGGCATGGACGTTGCTGAAGGTATCTTGACCGCTCGGGGCGGCATGACCTCCCACGCAGCCGTTGTTGCTCGTGGTATGGGTAAGTGCTGTGTCGCCGGTGCCGGTGATATCGTAATTGGCGATAAGCAGTTCTCCGTTGGCGACGTCGTTGTCAAGGAAGGCGACTGGATCACCTTGAACGGTACCGATGGCGAAGTTATCGTCGGTAAGATGGAACTGGTTGAGCCTGAAGTGACTTCCGGTGACTTCGGTACCTTGATGCAGTGGGCCGATGAGATTCGGACCATGGAGGTACGGGCCAACGCCGACACTCCCCACGACGCTGAAGTTGCTCGCGGCTTTGGTGCCCAGGGTATCGGTCTTGTTCGTACCGAGCATATGTTCTTCGGAGAGGGCCGGATCACTGCCGTTCGTCAGATGATCTTGGCTGATAACGCTGAGGACCGCAGAAAGGCCTTGGCTAAGCTGTTGCCGATGCAGCAGGCTGACTTTGCCGGTATCTTCCGGGTGATGAAGGGTCTGCCTGTGACCATCCGACTGCTTGACCCGCCGCTGCATGAGTTCGTACCCCATGAGGATAAGCAGATCGCCGAGCTTGCCGAGGAAATGAATGTTCCTGTCGAGAAGCTCGAGGCACGGATCGAGAGCCTCAAGGAGTTCAACCCGATGCTTGGTCACCGCGGTTGCCGCTTGGCCATCACCTATCCTGAAATCGCTGAGATGCAGGTAGAGGCCATCATCGCTGCAGCTTGCGAAGTAGCCAAGGAAGGCATCAATGTTGTTCCGGAGATTATGATCCCCTTGGTAGGTACCACTGGCGAGCTGGAGATCCTGAAGGAGCTCTGCGACCGTGTTGCCAAGGAGACCATGGAGAAGGCTGGAGTAGAGGTAGAGTATCATGTCGGTACAATGATTGAGGTACCTCGTGCCGCTCTCATTGCTGACAAGATCGCCGAAAACGCTGAGTTCTTCTCCTTCGGAACCAACGACTTGACCCAGATGAGCTTTGGATTCAGCCGCGACGACGCTGGCTCCTTTATCAATGAGTACCGTGACAGGGATATCCTCGAGAGAGATCCCTTCCAGAGCCTGGACCAAGAGGGTGTCGGTCAGTTGGTGGAGATCGGTGTCCAAAAGGGCCGCTCTACCCGTCCTGAGATCAAGCTTGGCATCTGTGGTGAGCACGGTGGAGACCCCGACTCTGTTGAGTTCTTCCACAGAGTAGGACTTAACTATGTCAGCTGCTCTCCCTACCGAGTACCGATTGCTCGTCTAGCCGCAGCTCAAGCTCAGATCAAGAACCCTCGATAA
- the glyQ gene encoding glycine--tRNA ligase subunit alpha: protein MNLQEMILALQTFWAKQGCIIEQPYDVEVGAGTMHPSTFLRSLGPEPWNVAYVQPSRRPTDGRYGENPNRVQRYFQFQVIMKPSPDNIQELYLESLNALGIDPKAHDIRFVEDDWESPTLGAWGLGWEVWLDGMEITQFTYFQQVGGQDVRPVAVEITYGVERLAMYLQNVDNMFQLEWVQGITYGDVFHQNEVEQSKYNFEHSNTALLFDLFDKFESEARAVLDKNLPLPAFDYVLKCSHVFNLLDARGAISVTERTGYIARVRALARLCAIAYLKTREELGYPLLKSERGENYG from the coding sequence GTGAATTTGCAGGAGATGATTTTGGCGCTGCAAACCTTCTGGGCTAAGCAGGGATGTATCATTGAACAACCCTACGACGTTGAGGTTGGCGCCGGGACAATGCATCCCAGCACCTTTCTGCGTTCCTTGGGACCTGAGCCTTGGAACGTAGCCTATGTACAGCCGTCTCGGCGACCCACTGATGGGCGCTATGGCGAAAACCCCAACCGGGTGCAGCGCTATTTCCAGTTCCAAGTGATCATGAAGCCTTCTCCCGACAACATTCAGGAGTTGTATTTGGAAAGCCTCAATGCCCTAGGCATTGACCCCAAGGCCCATGACATTCGCTTCGTCGAAGATGACTGGGAATCACCTACTTTGGGAGCCTGGGGTTTGGGCTGGGAAGTTTGGCTTGATGGGATGGAGATCACCCAGTTCACTTACTTTCAACAGGTAGGGGGACAAGATGTTCGTCCCGTTGCTGTAGAAATCACCTACGGTGTAGAGCGACTGGCGATGTATCTGCAGAACGTCGACAACATGTTTCAATTGGAGTGGGTACAGGGCATTACCTATGGTGATGTATTCCACCAGAATGAAGTAGAACAATCCAAGTACAACTTTGAACACTCCAATACTGCCCTGCTCTTCGACTTGTTTGACAAGTTTGAGTCAGAGGCTAGAGCTGTTCTGGATAAAAACCTACCGCTACCGGCCTTTGATTATGTCTTGAAATGTTCCCATGTGTTCAATCTCCTAGATGCCCGTGGGGCGATTAGTGTCACGGAACGCACCGGATATATTGCTAGGGTGCGTGCGCTTGCCCGGCTCTGTGCCATCGCCTACCTCAAGACCCGGGAAGAATTAGGATATCCATTGCTGAAGTCTGAAAGAGGTGAGAACTATGGCTAA
- a CDS encoding glycine--tRNA ligase subunit beta has translation MAKSLLLELGCEELPARFIAPALAQLVEAVTKGLEQERIEFGTLREFATPRRLAVLIDDVSVNQRDLIQERRGPSKEIAFDAEGNPTKAAMGFARGAGVSPQDLIVKQTEQGEYVYAVIQEPGGSSLDVLPQVLAEALSQLSFPKSMRWGSGDTRFARPVRWIAALFGETVVDFTFAGVKSGRTTRGHRVLSEGELTIATAQEYPAVMERGFVVADLATRKEMIRSQVEEVAAKAGGVAVIDPDLLHEVTCLVEYPTALVGQFDPSFLEIPPEVLITSMQAHQRYFPVIDGDHQLLPLFIAIRNGGSEYLETVKQGNEKVLSARLSDARFFYHEDQAQALADKIEALKAVVFQERLGTIYDKTQRIRQLSQRLASHLGWDQDQSTIDRTALLCKADLVTNMVNEFPELQGVMGREYAKLSGEGEDVATGIFEHYLPRFAGDDLPGSKTGTVVGLADRMDTIVGSFAVGMIPTGSQDPYGLRRRTLAVLQIVLDQKLEISINQLIDWSMAAYGELVTNPEEVRQEVHDFFDQRFRGVLLEMGFRYDLVDAVMAVASDDPCDCLQRLEVLQSTADSESFTRLLTGFHRAANLVDKQGVPSISLTDSVLTEAAEKQLFAALEAREEPLQNLLQARDYRGVEEMLAELQEPIDRFFDEVMVMVEDETQRNIRLALLGKVVAMMTQMADLRKVVQ, from the coding sequence ATGGCTAAGTCATTGCTCTTGGAACTGGGCTGTGAGGAACTGCCAGCGAGGTTTATTGCTCCAGCATTGGCTCAATTAGTGGAAGCGGTGACCAAGGGATTGGAGCAGGAAAGAATCGAGTTTGGCACCCTACGGGAGTTCGCAACTCCCCGGCGATTAGCTGTTCTGATTGATGATGTGAGTGTGAATCAAAGGGACTTGATCCAGGAACGTCGGGGGCCCTCGAAGGAGATCGCCTTTGATGCAGAGGGTAATCCCACCAAGGCCGCAATGGGTTTTGCTCGGGGAGCGGGAGTTTCGCCCCAGGATCTGATTGTTAAGCAGACGGAGCAGGGGGAATACGTCTATGCCGTAATTCAAGAACCCGGGGGTTCCAGTTTAGATGTCTTGCCCCAGGTGCTAGCGGAGGCGCTTTCTCAGCTGTCCTTTCCCAAGAGTATGCGTTGGGGTAGCGGTGACACCCGCTTTGCTCGTCCTGTGCGGTGGATAGCAGCCCTCTTTGGTGAGACAGTAGTGGACTTCACCTTCGCCGGTGTCAAGAGCGGGCGGACAACTCGGGGCCATCGAGTGCTCTCGGAAGGGGAGCTCACCATTGCCACTGCCCAGGAGTATCCAGCGGTGATGGAACGGGGCTTTGTGGTGGCCGACTTGGCAACCCGCAAGGAAATGATTCGCAGCCAAGTGGAGGAAGTGGCGGCCAAGGCCGGCGGAGTTGCGGTGATTGATCCCGACTTGCTCCATGAGGTGACCTGTTTGGTGGAATATCCCACGGCCCTCGTCGGCCAGTTCGATCCCAGCTTTCTGGAGATTCCACCGGAGGTACTGATTACTTCCATGCAAGCCCACCAGAGATACTTTCCGGTAATCGATGGAGATCATCAGCTGTTACCCTTGTTTATAGCGATACGCAACGGCGGCTCGGAGTATTTGGAGACGGTCAAGCAGGGGAATGAGAAGGTGTTGTCAGCCCGGTTATCGGATGCCAGATTCTTCTATCATGAGGACCAAGCTCAGGCTTTGGCCGACAAGATAGAGGCTCTGAAGGCTGTGGTATTTCAGGAGCGATTGGGCACAATTTACGATAAGACCCAGAGAATTAGGCAGTTATCCCAAAGGCTGGCTTCTCACTTAGGATGGGACCAAGACCAAAGCACTATTGACCGGACGGCCCTCCTGTGCAAAGCGGACTTGGTCACCAACATGGTCAATGAATTCCCCGAACTCCAGGGGGTAATGGGTCGGGAGTATGCCAAGCTTAGCGGCGAAGGGGAGGACGTTGCTACCGGGATCTTCGAGCACTATCTACCCCGTTTTGCCGGTGATGATTTGCCCGGCTCTAAAACGGGAACAGTAGTGGGGCTGGCGGATCGAATGGATACCATCGTAGGAAGTTTTGCTGTGGGAATGATCCCTACCGGTTCCCAGGATCCCTATGGGTTGCGGCGACGAACCTTGGCGGTGCTGCAGATCGTTCTAGATCAGAAGCTGGAGATCTCGATTAATCAGTTGATTGACTGGAGCATGGCTGCCTATGGTGAGCTGGTTACCAATCCTGAGGAAGTCAGGCAGGAGGTGCATGACTTCTTCGATCAGAGATTTCGTGGTGTTCTCCTAGAGATGGGCTTTCGCTATGACCTCGTCGATGCGGTAATGGCGGTAGCCAGTGACGACCCCTGCGATTGTCTGCAGCGGCTGGAGGTTCTTCAGTCTACCGCAGACTCCGAGAGCTTTACCCGGCTGTTAACGGGCTTTCATCGGGCGGCTAATTTGGTAGACAAGCAGGGAGTTCCCTCGATATCTTTGACTGATTCTGTCTTGACGGAGGCTGCGGAAAAGCAGTTGTTTGCCGCGCTGGAAGCCAGGGAAGAGCCTCTGCAAAATCTCTTGCAGGCAAGGGATTACCGTGGGGTGGAGGAGATGTTGGCGGAACTGCAGGAGCCCATTGACCGGTTCTTTGACGAAGTGATGGTGATGGTCGAAGACGAAACTCAACGTAATATTCGCTTGGCCCTTCTGGGGAAGGTTGTGGCGATGATGACTCAGATGGCAGATCTACGCAAAGTAGTCCAATAG
- a CDS encoding deoxyguanosinetriphosphate triphosphohydrolase has product MGNLRVQTERREAQWLSPLAAKASSTQGRAVFEPLCEVRTEFQRDRDRILHSKAFRRLRDKTQVFIAPEGDHYRTRLTHTLEVAQIARTVARALRLNEDLTEAIALGHDLGHTPFGHAGEAALNCIYQPGFRHNTHSLRVVDVLERLKPGMRGLNLTWEVRDGIANHSGQELPSTLEGQVVRLCDRIAYINHDIDDAVRAGILREEELPSQAIEVLGRDRSERIDRMVKDLISSSWDQSTIEFSPEVSAATSELREFLFATVYVGSSEAKSEEKKVEAMLRSLFEYYLTHPEEMPSDWHQDPGGDKARLVVDYIAGMTDRYAVNDYTRLFLPQFWSR; this is encoded by the coding sequence ATGGGTAATTTGCGGGTACAAACGGAAAGAAGAGAAGCACAATGGCTCTCGCCCCTTGCCGCCAAGGCTAGCAGCACCCAGGGGCGAGCTGTCTTTGAGCCCTTGTGCGAAGTGAGAACGGAGTTCCAGCGGGATCGGGACCGGATTTTACACAGTAAGGCCTTTCGTCGGCTCAGGGACAAGACCCAAGTGTTCATTGCTCCCGAGGGTGATCATTATCGGACGCGGTTGACCCATACTCTGGAGGTCGCACAGATTGCCCGCACCGTTGCCCGGGCCCTGAGATTAAATGAAGATTTGACGGAAGCTATCGCCCTTGGCCATGACCTGGGGCATACTCCCTTTGGACATGCCGGAGAGGCGGCACTGAATTGTATCTATCAACCGGGGTTTCGTCATAATACTCATAGTCTGCGGGTGGTAGATGTTCTAGAGCGCCTGAAACCGGGAATGAGGGGACTGAATCTCACTTGGGAGGTGCGCGATGGCATCGCCAACCATTCGGGCCAGGAGCTGCCCTCCACCTTGGAGGGGCAGGTGGTGCGCCTCTGTGATCGGATTGCTTATATCAATCATGACATCGACGATGCTGTACGGGCGGGGATATTGCGGGAAGAAGAGCTGCCTTCTCAGGCCATAGAAGTTTTGGGAAGGGATCGGAGTGAGCGGATTGATCGCATGGTCAAAGATCTCATCTCCTCTAGTTGGGACCAGTCGACGATCGAATTTAGCCCCGAAGTATCCGCAGCCACCAGTGAGCTGCGGGAATTTCTGTTTGCTACGGTATATGTAGGCTCTTCTGAGGCCAAGAGCGAAGAGAAGAAGGTTGAGGCGATGTTGCGTAGTCTCTTCGAGTATTATCTGACCCATCCAGAAGAGATGCCCTCCGACTGGCATCAAGACCCCGGTGGTGACAAGGCTCGGCTAGTAGTGGATTATATCGCTGGAATGACAGATCGGTACGCGGTGAATGACTATACCCGGTTGTTTTTGCCTCAGTTCTGGTCGAGGTAA
- a CDS encoding Gfo/Idh/MocA family oxidoreductase produces MVRVGLIGCGIIGTVHAARLAQIENVDFVAAVDIIPERAEKIAQEHGARAFTDYTDILDLVDVVWVCTPPDTHRDITVTCLSADLHVFCEKPMALSLAEADDMIAAAKSSGKLLGIGYCLRFLPWADKCRQLVADGELGEISMAWIARMSDMPGTDWLGIQERSGGMLTEQTTHNIDWLRYVLGDVTKVHGMAKTVLPNVTIADNVVGLLEFANGAIGQLMASWSCAANWIDSGIVGTKGVLRTGQGGKITVDRFGEETQVYEPESLDMYLVQDQAFIDAISNGGTWPMDPEEAKKSLAVSLGVLEAAKTGQPVTL; encoded by the coding sequence GTGGTAAGAGTTGGGCTAATCGGCTGTGGTATTATCGGTACTGTCCATGCTGCTCGCTTAGCACAAATCGAAAACGTGGATTTCGTGGCCGCCGTTGACATTATTCCGGAAAGGGCAGAAAAGATCGCACAGGAACATGGAGCTCGAGCCTTTACCGACTATACAGACATCCTAGACCTAGTGGATGTGGTGTGGGTCTGTACCCCTCCCGACACCCATCGTGATATTACCGTGACCTGCCTCTCGGCGGACCTTCATGTCTTCTGCGAAAAACCCATGGCGCTATCCCTCGCCGAGGCCGACGACATGATCGCAGCCGCCAAATCCTCTGGCAAGCTATTGGGTATCGGCTACTGCCTGCGATTCCTACCCTGGGCTGACAAATGCCGCCAGCTGGTGGCTGACGGAGAACTCGGTGAGATTTCGATGGCATGGATTGCAAGAATGAGCGATATGCCGGGAACGGATTGGCTGGGAATCCAGGAGCGCAGTGGCGGGATGTTGACGGAACAAACCACCCATAATATCGATTGGCTTCGCTATGTCCTAGGGGATGTCACTAAGGTTCATGGAATGGCCAAAACGGTGCTTCCCAATGTCACCATCGCCGACAACGTCGTTGGCCTGCTGGAGTTTGCCAACGGAGCCATCGGTCAGCTAATGGCCTCTTGGTCCTGCGCCGCCAACTGGATCGATTCAGGGATTGTGGGGACCAAGGGCGTGCTGCGAACGGGACAGGGTGGCAAGATCACCGTTGACAGGTTCGGGGAAGAAACCCAAGTGTATGAACCGGAGTCCCTAGACATGTATCTGGTCCAAGACCAAGCCTTTATCGATGCCATCAGCAATGGTGGAACCTGGCCTATGGACCCCGAAGAGGCTAAGAAGAGCCTTGCCGTCAGCCTAGG